GCCATAAATTTTATTGTACAGAACATGAGACAGCAAAATGCTAAATGCCAAACTGTTAGTCATCGTAATTAAATGGTAAACTGGTAGTCATTGCAATTAATATGAGCACGCAAGTCATTACTATGTGAGGTCAAAAAACAGTAACATGGAGCTCATTTATAAATAATGATTTATGTACATGACACATCTATAACCGTCTGAAAAATAACTTACATATGCTCCATATGCTTGTCATTTTTGGTAAACTTTATTTATTAGAGGCCCAGCACTCCATCTTTCTGCAATAAATCTACATGTGACAGatgagtttgttttttcctgttcttttgttgttgtttttttttcccggcggTGCTTTGAGGCAGAAATTTTGCATCGACCTATGTATTTTGGAGTTCAACTTAGATGCGttcttggattttatttttcgcAGCCCTTGCATCAAgctgttttaaataaaacaactaaATGCATGCTGCAAAGTTACCTTGCGTTTTGCATTGATTTGATGATACTCACCTCCCTGGCACATGAACTAATTTGTCACCTGTCATCTGTCACTCGTATTTAGAGTGAGCAACAAGTTTTATTTATGCTGCAAATGAATCGCTCGTGTTTCCATGCTTATCACATGCGTGTGAACGGGAGGGGGAACAGACATGGGCTATTTCAGGCAAAGTCTTACAGATGCCCACTTAGTGAGACTGTGTGTGGAGTGGGGCGACAAACATGCACGGTGGGACGATAAAGGGAGGGAAGACGTGTCTAATATGGCCGCCGTATCatgtgagagtttttttttttttccctgtcgcTGTTGAGGGTGCAGGAAGCGTTGATGTCTGCACGCTCACACAAACCACAAATAGAAACCTGCTCTGCTGTGCCGCCTTTTTACTTTCTCTTCATTCGCCATGTAGGTCACCCCCTCTGCTCATTTATTTTGCCTCAGTGAATCATCACTTTGCATTGAGGCGTCATCCTCCTTTTTCATTTGCGTTTGTTTGTTGTGTATAATAAAACAGATCATCTAAATGCTTGACATTGTTAAACCCTCACGTAGGACAGGAATCCTTTGAGATCCTCTCCAATGGGTTTGAGAGCTCCGAGGATGATGGCGTGTTGAAAGAGAGAAGGATGCATGTCTGCCACAGTCACCTGCTCTCGCCAGACGTCTGTTTATTTAACAACTACACTCTCTTTCAACTTTAAAAGAGCTGGTGCAAACACATACTGCCCTCGAAAATTTATTAATGCTCCTTTTCAAAAGAGTTTCACGTGTGCGCAGATGGCAAAAGTAATTGCTCTTTTTACTCATGTAGAAATTCGGATACTgtagtaccttgacttacaagttttaTTCATTCGGTTACCAAGCTTGTATCGCCATTTAAAATTTCAGGACAGGTGTCACAAAGGATatgtttcaaatccaaactacaaaataccgttttttttccaatctttgTGGGCCACAGTTAAAGTAGCATGTCCATAAAGAGATTATGTGGTCTTTATTTTGATCAATATGAGAGAAAAAGCAAGAGTGGTGCCAGAAGCACTCGTGACAATACACCTGTGCGCAatgagcatctgacagttccttGTCAGGATTAATATCACCGAGCCGTAGCAAATTTCCAtgtacatgtgatttttcccccctctttttcTTAGCTGAAGGACATCATCAAGGGGACCCAATTTAAAGATGTGGACCACATCAAGATCACCGTGACGACGGGGATGTGGAGGATCCTGGAAGAAGTTCTGGGAAAGCACGCAAGACTCCACAGGATTACTTCAAAGGTGAAAACTTATTGtcgcgtcccatcggaaacgagaggtggacccaaatgcaggaactcggaagacgcaaggtagttcaagaagagacacgtttattgtatgccgaggtcggggatcgagcaggcagtccggtgcagcagcggttcttggggcgtcgggcgaagagagcagatgagtgggcaggcagtagtcggtacacggggaaacaatcaacgcaggcagaagtatcaaggagtcaggcttacaaggttggtcggagaacagacggaggtcagtacacacaggttcagtcaggaaaacgagagtgctggaacggggcatgaagctcaacgaactggcccaggaccagtcgtcaccgggtcctatatatacgggggatgatcagcccgcatgaggcacaggtgtgtgcctcccaattagcgcagccgcacgggcacccgcacagctcgtgctgaagcggcaagATCATGACAGTAgtggtctgagatcaggtagacagtccaaacaatccgaagtaccagtacgaatgggcttatgagggtggtcagtggacaggcgtgggtcggtgcacggagatcagaagtcaggaaagcaggagtgcgggaacgaggcatcaggagcaacgatctagcggagtatttgtcgtcccccgggtcctataagtactgggtctactcagtgttcatgaggcgcaggtgtgcaccttctgattagctggccacgcctaGCCCTGGCttgaatccaggagcatgacacttaTACTGTGATGTTTGGTTTTGAAATCTAAATTACGGTAGAACAGTCCTGAAACTTTTCGGACACACCTTGCACATTATATGTAATTCAATCCGTTCTCCAATCCCATTGAAATGTTGTGAATTTTGTTGTAATGTGTTTATTAATGCATAAATATAACATTGTGTTGCATAAAAAATACATCTGGATAACAGTAAATGTGAGGACAAACTGGTTTTTAGATCGCTTAATTGCTGCAAGTTGGGACAAGCTGAGTCACAACAATTCGAGCGAGTTTTGGCCTCCTGTTGCTAATTGCGCTGGCTCAGGACTTGTTGCCATTAGCACAATGTGTTCCAGTACCTTTGCTAACATTTTGAACTTTCTTACAAAACAATGCTAAATTAGTTGATGATAACCCCAGATTTTATTCAGATGGCAAACATTTGAAGAtgagaattaatttttttaggctgaCTTAGTACacacatgtatgtatgtatgtaccacatATTATTCTTGAATTCtgtaaaatcaaataattttatttaataaaatgtattgaatttttttgtagttattCAATACAAGAAAATATTTAGCTTCTCTGAATCTGTTTTGTTCATGCCATTGAGGGTTAGGATTAGGGTCCCTGGTCAACATCTCAACTGCGGTCGACTTTACTTACTTTCTTTGACGCTCttattttacatcttttttcaTGCCAAAATGTCATCCGTGAGGATTGAAAGTAGCAATGAATTTTACAAAGTAAGGAGGATAaagcacagatttttttaaagtcatcagaaaaaaaatacttgaataaAGCTCAGATAGGTGGAAAATGGACTGAAGTACATGAACAAAGTAATGTAGTATCAATCCGAAATATTGTTTTGTAATTTCATTCGTTATTTGCAGGTCAGATTTTAAAAACAGCTTTAGATGGTTTGAGCCAAATCTGTTCCGGCGATTAAGTCAAACAATAACTAGTCTGCTGTGGAGCAGGAAGTAACCTGATTGCTGGGTCATGCTGAAAGAAAAACCTCGGACCTGGACTTAAGCTGAAATGCGGTTTCTATCATCAGATCAACGTATATAAAATGCTAATATGAACCGCATTAGCATTATTTTTACCACGGCTTCCTCTGCACAAGCTACAGCGAAATTCGTTTCAGTCGGCACAGATGAGGCTCACGATAAATGTCACAAGTCttcatgcccgttgacaaccAGCAATTTGTCTTATGTGAATACATATCTAAGAAAAAACATTCCTTGTCTTGTGTTTTCACAGGTAGATGCACCAAAGCTATTTCACCGTCTAAAAAGGGAGACAACCACGGAGCCCCACACTTTTAGACTCTTATCACTCCCTCAACCCGAAACCTAAACTCCCACCTCGTAGGAATTCACGAAAGGAAATATTTCTGACCACGAGGACGAGGCTCAAAGGACACCTCCCCCAAATATGAGACCACCCGCTTGGGTGTCAAGGGTCAAAGGGTGTCAACCAGGGTCCACTGAGAGAATTTAGCAGAGGTTAGACAGAATACGTCATAGTAAAGTTTCACTTGGCCTGACATTGGATTCACTCTGAGGTACTTGGATCATTCTGCCATGTGCATGCAGACATCAGCCACcctgtagtgtgtgtgtgtgtgtgtgtgtgtgtgtgtgtataaaactGTGCATTGAAAGTTACCTATTGGTGCTGGCTGTGTGAATATAATGTTTTAATACTTAAGTAGCCAACACCAGTCTAACAAGCTGGACAGTTTATGCTTAAACATTGAATTAAGGTGCTCTGGCAAAACTCTTTAACCTGGCTAGCCCTCATCTGGACTCAGGCTGACAGGAACATCCACCGGGGTTGGGAGTAGGGTCTCGAAAGGCAATATGGATACAGTCATTCGTCCACATGTGCCCTCTAATGGCTGACATTAACACAACAACACTACCCAGTCGTCTTTCCCAGAACCAGGCAGGTATGCCCACTCTTCTTTAGAGCCTCTCTGCGTCCACTTACAAATTCCAAATGTCCTGCCTCAGGCGTCAGCCTGTCACCATCCCCATGGACACGGTCAAGATCATCCAGTCTGAGAAGTTCCCCAGAGAGTGCACGGTGCCCGTCACTCAGCCTCGCTTCGCCCCGCCCCCCAGAGTGGCATGGGATGGCGGTGGTGAAGGGGAGATCATTGTCAACCAGGCTTGCAGCGACCTAACGCTTGACATGACGGTGGCGACCCCCAGGCCCATGGTGTCCCCCCAGGTCCCCGTTGCCCGGAGGGAGCAAAGTTTCTTAGCGCAGCGCAAAACCAGTGCCAACGAGATCTGCTACCACCAGTTTCACTACAAGATGGATGACGTGATTGTCAACCAATATGTTCTACGCTCCTCCTCCACGTCCTCATCTTCGTCCTCGACCTCTTCGGGGCCCCCCATGCCCTGCGAGCCCCTGGACTGCCCCACCTGCGGCCACACCTACAACTTCGCCGGCAAGCGCCCTCGCATCTTGTCCTGTCTGCACTCGGTGTGCGAGGAGTGCCTGCAGATCCTCTACGAGTCGTGCCCCAAGTACAAGTTCATCTCCTGCCCCACATGCCGCCGCGAGACCGTGCTGTTTACCGACTACGGCTTGGCAGCTCTCGCCATCAACACCAGCATCCTGAGCCGGCTTCCCGCCGACCCCAACGGGCCCGTGCAGTGGGGCGGGGACGCCGACCGCAGTTGCTACCAGACTGTGCGCCAGTACTGCCAGTCGGCCTGCACCTGCCACATTGTCAACCCGCTGTCCTCCTGCGGCATCATGTAGACAAAATGCGGGCGCCACGTAACGCTGCTCAGCCACACCTTTGTCGACTATAAGCTCTTCCCTACCcctcacgcgcacacacaaacagtcaATACTCCCTCCACAGATGACGTATCTCTATATATTTAATAGGACAGATGGATGCTGTGTGGGACTAATGGATGCCGACAATTCAATAGATAGcaattatatgtattttacgTATGGACTGCAATCCTGTTCACCCTCTCGTTTGGTTGGATGTGTTTGTCATCTCTTTTCATGGGAATGCCAAGGGAGGTCAATCCCGCTGTCCTTTCAAGGTGAATAAAGAATCAGTTAATGACAAAATTTTTTCCTCTTATTGATACTTCTTAATCATAGCGTTAGGGCTCGCTAACCCTAGGGCAGTCATTCCCCACCACTGCACCACCTCCCACTTTGTGTGCATTCATGTATCTATGCCAGCGACATACAgtgaaaaaagtaattgtttgaacaccttgctatattgcaagttctctcacttagaaatcatggagtggtctgaaattttcttggcaggtgcatgtccactgtgagagagacaatttaaaaagaaaaatccagaaatcccagtgtatgatttttttttaacgatttatgtgtgtgatacagctgcaaataagtatttgaacacctgtctatcagctagaattctgaccctcaaagacctgttagcccgcctttaaaagtccacctccactccatgtattatcctgaatcagatgcacctgtgtgaggtcgttagcagcataaagacacctgtccacaaggagtggctctgtaagaagcatatcaaggttctggcgcgccttagccagtctccagacctaaacccaatagaaaatctttggagggagctgaaattccgtgtttctcagtgacagcccagaaacctgtccgatgtagagaagatctgtgtggaggagggggccaaaatccctcaagcagtgtgtgcaaacctggtgaacaactacaggaaatgtttgacatctggaattacaaacaaaggatactgtaccaaataataacattggttatctcaggtgttcaaatacttatttgcagctgtatcacacaaataaatagtttaaaaaaaatcatacattgtggtttttggatttttctttttagattatctctctcacagtggacatgctcctacgatgaaaatttcagaccccctgcatgatttttacgtgggagagcttgcaatatagcagggtgttctaatacttattttcttcgctgtatagtgacagacagaactaCTGAATCCCCTTCCACCAGATAGCAGAAGGTACAAAATCAAACTCTCCATCCACCTGCTGATATTCATCCAACGGAATAAGTTGCCGCACGGGTACACTGAGTTAGtatatttgtgagtaaatttgGATGAGCACTTCATTATTCCAGTTTCCAGTGAACCGTGTTACAGACTCATATGCAGTAAATGAAAATCTGCAATAAagagaaaactttttttgcatgaaagtaTCTCCTCAGAACATGCAGTAACACACACAGTGTGGAGCCACCACGTGTAGAAGTTTGTTGAAACGCTCACCAAGATGTCATCATCTGCAATAGCGCGCGAGGGAAGCGGTTGACAACGTACACGAGTCACTCATTTCATAAAATTACAAGGCTTCGTAGGTACTGCTATTTTGGGTAGCAACAAAATTCAAATAGACTCTTTCATGTGTTTTGAATGAGATTATCACCCATTTCTCTCCCCGGGTGGTTAAAAGGGAGCAATGGAGCTTCCTCTTAAGAAttgattcattttaattttaattttatttttttttattcaaaacaacaataagattttttttttgaaaccaaATCTTACCCCAATGGGACATACACTATATTGATGACAAATTagcatgtgcttttttttcgcagagccaatttttttttctgaacagaATTTCTGCTAAATATAGTATTTAATTGAAGGAAATAAAGTTTATATGAGAACTGTCCTGTCTGGTGGACTGAAATTTAGACCAGTGGCTCTCTTTTAACTTTTTCATGATTccactttaaaagaaaaaaaataataataattaaaagacAGAAGAGTAGCGGGACTTGATGGTGttcatcaaaacaaaagttttatTTCTTAAAAGTATTATTTTAAGTCATTATAACAGTTTTCTACAAAAATAACAGCACtttaatataaaagaaaaagaaatttaaataatgatttaattcaaatgtattggCAGCTGGTAAGCACTGGCCGGCCTCCCACTTCTGAGGatcaaggttcaaatcctggctacACCTGTgatgagttttcatgttctccccgtgcctgcgtggttttctccggggactccggtttcctcccacatccccaaaagttggagactttaaatcgccccaaggtgtgatagtgagtgcgactgttatgtgtctctatgtgccctgtgatttacTGCTTGATGACaggctaggataggctccagcactcctgcaacccttgtaaggataagcggctcagaaaatggatggatggatcaaaatgTATTGCATGAGTTAAATAAGAAAtcaaagagcaatttagagtttccataAACGTGGGCACGGGATTTTTGACCCTGGTTCTCAAAACTGTTAGGCCAAGGCTCtgcagctgccccaccatgctgcGCAAATGAAcacgataaaaataaatactatatGCAGTCAATATTGCTTATATTCTACAAGTATTTACACATCAAATCAATATTTGTAAATAAAGGTGTTATATGTTACAAATGTATGTTACAAAACATTGTAATACAGCAAGAACGTAGGAAATGCACTATGTATATTATCCTCCGACCTTTATAGCAAAGATTTCCTGCGGTGTCACTGTATGGTAGAAGCAGGAAGCGTTTTCCATCTATTCCTGAACAGTTGGCTTAGCTGTCGCCGAGTAGGGTTTCTTTCAGAAGACTGTGTCATTtggctgcaaaaaaacaacaacaacacattgaACAGAGCTGCAATGAGCATTCTGTGGACAACAGCAAGCAGTCAGGAGGCAGGCCGGATGCCATGTTGGAGGACCCCCGCATGGTCAGGCACCATATGGCAGGAGCACGCGCCCCACAAAGAGCTTCTTTACACCAGTGAACAAGATTACAGCTCACCTATTTCGGTCTGGGAGGCTGGCGTCGCCTCTCTTTAACGACACGAACTTGATCTTTCGGTTCTTTCTGCCTTTAAGTGCGATGTCCTCCTTTATAGAAGAAGTA
This DNA window, taken from Syngnathoides biaculeatus isolate LvHL_M chromosome 17, ASM1980259v1, whole genome shotgun sequence, encodes the following:
- the rnf208 gene encoding RING finger protein 208, with the protein product MSCLRRQPVTIPMDTVKIIQSEKFPRECTVPVTQPRFAPPPRVAWDGGGEGEIIVNQACSDLTLDMTVATPRPMVSPQVPVARREQSFLAQRKTSANEICYHQFHYKMDDVIVNQYVLRSSSTSSSSSSTSSGPPMPCEPLDCPTCGHTYNFAGKRPRILSCLHSVCEECLQILYESCPKYKFISCPTCRRETVLFTDYGLAALAINTSILSRLPADPNGPVQWGGDADRSCYQTVRQYCQSACTCHIVNPLSSCGIM